CCGGGCGCTCACGCAGTCGCAATGGTCTTTAAGGCGCTGGCGGGCGCCTGATACCCAGCGGCGCCGGCATTCCGGCGCCGCCTCTTCTTACAACCCCATCGCCACCTTCATGGTGTGGAACAGATCCGTCTGATCCGTAAGCCCCACCACATTGGCAGCCCCCGGGCCATAGGCCGCAATACGCACCTGGGTTCCCGTGTGCTCCATCGATCCCGCTTCGGCATTACCGTAGCTGACCGCCATCACGGCACCGTCTCTGGTGGTCAGGGCCTGGGTCAGCCCCGGCGCTTTGGTATCCGGGGCGACAATCTGGCTGGCGTGGGCGTGGTCGGCGGTGACAATCACCAGGGTGTTCCCGTCCTGGCGGGCAAAGGCCAGCGCTTTTTGCACCGCTTCATCCAGATCGACCGTCTCCCCGATCTGCCCGCAGGGGTTAGCCGCGTGATCCTGCTTATCAATCGAGGCCCCCTCCACCTGGAGGAAGAACCCTTTCGGATTCTCTTTCAGAAGGCGGATGGCTTTTTCGGTCATCTGGGCCAGGGTGGGGATGCTGGCCGTGCGCTGAGGGTTCGGCTGGCAGGTCACCGGGGGTTTATCCAGGTTACCGTGGTAGCTGGCCTTTGGCCCTTCCCAGCGCACCGGCATATTCCCGTCGGCAAACAGCCCCAGCAGCGGCGCCTGCTGGTTCGCCCGGGTAATGGCGTTCAGGCCGTTCAGATCGTTAACCAGCTGGAATCCGCGCGCTTTCGCCTGTTCATGCAGCGTTTTGCCCTGCCACTCCCCGGCGCTGGCGGTCTCAGTAAAGGTTCTGGCTCCGCCCCCCAGGGTGACATCCGCCCGGGCATTGAGCAGTTGCTCGGTAATTGAGCCTGCCCCGCCCTGCTCCAGTGCGTTGTCCGGGCAGGTGGTGCGGGTCAGCGCCGGGCCATAGCACTTACGGGACGTAACATGGGCAACCTGTGCAGCGGGTGTGGCATCCTGCAATTCTGCGGTAGAGACATTACCGGTGGCCCGGCCCGCTTTTTTCGCCAGTTCGAGGATGGTAGCGTGGGGCTTCTCGTGAATATCTACCCCGAGGGCGCCGTTATAGGTTTTCACCCCGGTGGCCCAGGCCGTGGCCGAGGCGGCAGAATCCGTCACGTAATCCGGTTTGCCGGTTTTTTTATTCAGCGCA
This Shimwellia blattae DSM 4481 = NBRC 105725 DNA region includes the following protein-coding sequences:
- the phoA gene encoding alkaline phosphatase, which produces MTVKYRAIFAALAPLLSLPQAHAVADSGVLDNRGARGELAEPGGARRLSGDQTAALKAALNDKPAKNVILLIGDGMGDSEITLARNYAMGAGGYFHGIDALPLTGQYTHYALNKKTGKPDYVTDSAASATAWATGVKTYNGALGVDIHEKPHATILELAKKAGRATGNVSTAELQDATPAAQVAHVTSRKCYGPALTRTTCPDNALEQGGAGSITEQLLNARADVTLGGGARTFTETASAGEWQGKTLHEQAKARGFQLVNDLNGLNAITRANQQAPLLGLFADGNMPVRWEGPKASYHGNLDKPPVTCQPNPQRTASIPTLAQMTEKAIRLLKENPKGFFLQVEGASIDKQDHAANPCGQIGETVDLDEAVQKALAFARQDGNTLVIVTADHAHASQIVAPDTKAPGLTQALTTRDGAVMAVSYGNAEAGSMEHTGTQVRIAAYGPGAANVVGLTDQTDLFHTMKVAMGL